The Rosa rugosa chromosome 3, drRosRugo1.1, whole genome shotgun sequence sequence TGAAGTCAAGGGCGTGTAAGATGAAACGAAACTGCcaagaaaaggagaagaagaaaaggtgaAGTGGAAAAAGCAGAAACACATTGTATGTGTATGAAGTATGAACGGGTGGAAAAAGCAGGAACGGTTGTTGTTTGATTGCTGGTGAAATGAAGAAGGGGCAGAAGAGGACGAGGCTCTCAGTAGGTGCACTGATCACAGTTTTTCCTGTAAGATGAAGCGAAACTaccaagaaaagaagaaaaggtaaTGGAAGACTCTTCCAGGAAGAGGACTGGATCAGTCAAGTCACCGCCGAATGAGTGGCAGATATTTTGCCAATGCAATTATTGGTTTGGTTGATAGGTAGATGCAACTGCCAGTTTGTCACCAACTAGCTCTTGATAAGCGGTAAAACTGTAAAAGAATGAAGAAAGAAGCTCATTTAGAAGCAAATCTTAATGAACATGACAACCAAGTGAGATTGGGTATTGAGAGTTTGTAAAATGAGAGACGACACATTTGTATATCGACCGGTGGAAGGAGGACTCattgctttcttctttttcgagAAACATGACAGaagtacttttattttttattattccaATACCTAAATTTAATAGGGTGTGGATTTAAAATACTTGCTCAATTATTGATTATAAAATACTAATTttattgttgattttttttcttttctgagaaTAAAACTTTATTATTGATTAGTTCACCCATACTATTATAAAATTAAGTTCACTGCTACCTGCTGGTTAAAGCGAAATAGTTGGTTAAAGACATATTTATGTAGCTCTAATTTCACAATTATCAAGTCTTTTGTTAATTTTGACCTTAAGGTTTCAGAAGTTGTCCCcaaaaaatagaagagagagtgAACCAGTTGGTCTTTCACACATGATTTTAATCGCTTTCGGAGTAAGTAGCACACTAATTTCATCATCTGAAATGATCACTGAATGTTACACCTCCTTAAATGCAAGCACAACATTTGGGACCAACACGAATTCTagaataaacaagaaatatttTATCTTGGATGAAAGAATAAACATGAAAATTTCATACGATCTTTACTTATCTATACACAAACTTAGAACAAATGTCAATATGGGTAAATCCCCGCTAGATATTCTTTTACAGTCATATGTAGTTTTTCATCAACAAAAGATCAGGCAATCGGAATTTTGGGAAAGTGATGTAGTTAGATTTATCCAATAGTTGCTTCCAGCTCTGTTCTTATACTTTTCCACCCTTTGCTCCACTACAAAGTTTTTCAACTTGGTCCTGCAGATGATATAATTCAACACACATATTTAGGATTAACTTATCAAAGTTCCAACCTTTTCTTATCTAAGTAGAAAAGGGGTTTGGCTCCAAATGAACTGCTTTTAACAACTCAAACCCTCGAAGCTGCAATAAAAATGTCTTTTAAGTCAGATGACTAAACTTAAGCAGCATAGTATGAAACAGGGATGGAGCACATACTTGCTGTTTCTGACCCATGCTATTGAGCTCATCCAAAATGTATTTTCTTGCCTTCATCTTTTGACACAATGATTTGTAGTCATCAGTCAAATGATGCTCAGCTGTCCTGTCCTCCAAGGCCTTTCTGTCAGGAACAACCACAGCAACAAGAAATGACTCGAAGCTGTTCCCATAAACCCAAATCTGTCGACCAGACGAAAGTTAAGATGTTAAGATATCCGTCTGTAACTTCAGAAAACATGAAAGAAGCATGAAGGACACAAGCACAAAATTCAAATGTGGCACAAAGACGAACACAATCCCAATCATAGGATAAACATTGACAATGGACGTAAAACAGCCACCACAGCTTTCAGTGAGGCCTACAATATATAACAAACTGATGAACTCTAGTTCTCTTCGTTTCATATATATCTGCTTTTGATGTGTTGTGGTAGCTGATTTAGAAAATTAAGGTAATTTGAATGAGTACAACAGCATTCATACTCGACATCTCAAAGGTCAAACACATATATCACGTATTAAGGTGAGAAAGCATAGTGAGTTCAATACTTATGTTCGTATAATTTCCTGAATCTTCACTATGATTTAATTGATTATATGTTGTATTCATTATGATATGCAGTCAACCATACCATATCCTTGTGATAAAGTGCTGAAGCTGGTGACCCTAAAAAATTCCTCCACATGCCTGGGCAAAGACGCAGAACCAGACAACATTATACGAACTCGTCCTCCTAATGCTTGTTTTATCTACCGCAAGTAACACAGTTTGTTAGAATGTAACTCATAAAATAGAAGTAATGTGTTGTTCGAATGTAAAACCAGATATTTCAAGAATGAAAAGGTGAAGGATAGAATGACTGACCTTGTTAAATACAAGCTTGTCCAAGAGAGGTGACACTTTTTCTTGTGGCAAACCCTTCTCCAGATTTGCCAACTTGCtggcatacatatattaattagTTTATGGTAGGAAtacaaatgcaaacaaaaaagGAGGTCTTAGTGAGACGTACTAGTTATATGCATACTGGAAAAGGGCCTTCCTAAGCACACCACCAGATGAAACTTTACTAGCAGTACCCTCGGAAACAATATTTAAGCCAAATATTAACAACAAAGAAATTCAAGGACATACATCTATACAGTTCAAATTGATGAATCTGTTTTACCAGTGTATATACGATCATAAACTCAAGGAACCCCACAAAACATGGTAGGCTTTAATTCCTGAAGCTTGTCCAGTAAAAACCTGACATCCTGCAAGTCCAAAGCAATCACATTGGACAGATATTGAAGTTGGTAAGTAAGGAAGAGAATACCAATCAAGTTTAATAAGGAAactaaagaaaaagaacataGCAAGAACTTGGTCATATATATGGGCCAACGGGAGACGAAAAATATGATTCTTCTTCCGTACACTGTAATAGAATTTATTTTATGTCAGTAGTCAATATTATTGCCATCAGGGAAATGTCAAATTGTTAATTGCGCTCAGTAACTAAACttcataaaaaatatataatccTTAACCACCTATTGGTAATACTTCATCTACGTtactttggaaaaaaaaaaagaaaaaatatgaacTATAAAACAAATCTGCAAATAAGGTTCAGAGGATGACTTTACTCAAAATTGTATTAGTACCCTTAGTTCAATTTGTTGGTAGAAAATCTGTAATTTGATAGCCAACGACAAAGCTTTCAGCATAATTTGATCTAATATGGATCCAACTTCTGTCAAAAAGAAAGTAATAAATTTCCCCTAGTTGAGGGTTACGGTACAACCCCCAACTTTTATCAATCATGTCTTGGCAATAGCAACACGTGTTGAAGATGTTACTATAAACTATAACTGCTTGCTAAATTGGATTGCATGATTGCATCTATATGATTTAGATTTTTGTCTGCATAAAAGCATTTAAACAGGCACCACATATATGTATGGAAACAGAATAAGGATCGCAATTTTCATTTAATAATGAGGAAATAATTTCATATTGATGATGCtacaaaatccaaaataaaatcggCCTTGTATTGGCCTTTTCAGTGACAAAACTACTAAATCTCCATGACCAAATCATGTTCTCTGCAAGTCTATTTGCCTCTTGACATATAAATGAGGTACATTTATGCTTCAAAACTATGCAATAGACCAAACATAGGTACAGGACCTGGTGAAAATTAATCACCAGATTACACCCCCAAACAACTCGGGACAAGTTACAGGAGCTATTCTGcctctcttatttttttttagagaggCAGAGTAAGCATTAAGTCAGAAACATCAAGATAGAATAAAAAGCTAAAAAATTGAAGATGTTAACTGTGTCAAGTTATTTACCACTCTATCTGATAGGAAAAGTATATGTCTGTTGACAATACTTCTGACATTAATGCTGCTTCGTAATGATTACGCCTTTTGGTTCTCCAGTCGTTCCACATGTATACATTATTGTGCACACAGCGGTCCTCTGTTTTGGACGTAGTTCAGAATCTGAATTTCCCTGAGAATATGAAAGATAATATATgattttatattgtcaaaagTTAATGGCCAATCCTTTACTGAAAACAAGAACTTAACTGAGAAAACAGTGTTGAGAAGTTACCAACTGAAGGAATTCCTCCCACAAAAAGCAAGATACCCCCAGTTCTTCTGCTTCCTTCTTTTGAGTGCTAGAAACATTTGTGAAGCTGACAATTGCTGAACAACGCAGATGTATACCTTAGATACAATCCTAACAACTTGGCCCTTAAATTTGGAAGTATTTAAGGAAATAGTATATGACCTACTTTTTAAATGTGTAGAACAGTTTGGAAGGATTGATATAATCTGCATAAAAAATTACCATGTAAGGATCTTAGAAAGCAGGAAAAGGAGAGGGAAACAAATTTTATATAAATGGAGTGCATATTAGGAAAGGAACTAAGATTAACCATCAAGTATACAAGGCAAGTTGGTCTTTGTATTTATATCATGTTTACCATAACTAATTTGGATTCTGAATGTTCTAGTACCAAAATATTAGACATCAGcggcttcaaagttcaaacaaatatctagttatgaacttatgataACAACATATAGTTTGGAAAATAACTTACAGCAGAGATTTTGTTCTCTTGAACAAAAGCTATTGAAACTTCAGCCCGATTGATGATGAACACAACTGCATTAGCACCTGCAACAGAAACCATGAAATGTCAATTAAATAAATTTCAAGGGAAACTGAAAATGCACCTTCCAATTTTCTCCCTAGACCCCCCACAActtttttcccaaaacttccccTTATACATGTAGAATTCAAAAACTGTTTGGCATGTTTGGTGGTTGGCTACTAAACTTTTGTTGTGGCTAGCTAGCAAACACTTGTTACTGTCCAGTAGTTTCCGATAGACAACTATCAAGCATTCAGCAGCCAGCCGCTGAACACAGCCCAATCCAGATTTACAAACAATGGTGAAGTGGCAgattttgaaaaggaaaaagttaACACAATTTAGAATTTCCCTTCAGTTAATCAAACTCAAGCACCATTATTGAAGTTCACTATCTGCCACTGGAAAATTTTACAATGCactaagaattaaaaaaaaaaaaaaaacacacacacacacactcacacaCATGTATAAGGCTAAAAAATCACAATCTTTCTAGTAAGATTCAGTCCCCAATATCAGAATCAGTTGTTCAATCCTTCCACCAGTCACGAAAATGTGCTCCCAACAGTCAACATAGCATTTCTTCATTCAAGTCTCTTGCATAATCTCCACAAAGATGAAAAGGAAAACATGACAGTATTAATATTACCTCCATTGCAATAGTCCATTGGGGGCAATTTGAtccatatatagttatataccaCAACTATCTCCCAGCAAACATTGAaacaatataaaataaaaaaacaatatCTTTCCATTTCACAGTTACTATTCTCACTACCACTACCATCAACTCTATAACACACACCTATATTACTATGAACACATTTTCTTCCATAAAAatgtcacacacacacacacaaagacACACATACATAAACACATAAGTGGAGAGGTGTGACTTACAGGATTGAAAACATGGCTTCTGATGGCAGAACCCACACGAATGGCTGCATCATACACCTCTTGATATGTAGTCCACACATATGGACCCGCCTGTCATTTTGCATTAAACAAAATTGGCATTAGTATTCAAATTGAGCTCCTGGGTTTCAATGGGTTACTGCCATTGCTCAAATGGAAATGAAAGGTACCTTCTTCTCGTTGActtggcgttgaccaagcatttgACCGCTTGGGTTGCTCTTAACAGTCAATGCCAGTGAAAACAGAGTTTCAGCCATCATCTCATACTAACAATTTGAATCGAATCACACCAGTGAGCCTTTCTAAGTGCTCATATCCCACTACCATATTCACTCCTTGTATCTAATTCTTATCCAACTTATCAACTGGCATATTAGCTCAGCTGGTTAAAGCATCGTGCTAATAATGCGAAGCTCACAGTTTCTAGACCTGTATGCATGGGCCATTTTTCGTTTacacttttttcaatttttaccCATTTTTCTTTTCGGGTCATTTGACCTGTTTTCTGATATTAACTTcttctcttggaaaataaaaagacttaatcattggcatctactaaaagtaatatggcaattgcctacatctcttggaaaataaaaagacttaatcaaaatcgccagtttctgggtcttgattcttgaagtcttcaacccttagatcgagatcgccatcttgatcttcttgttccatgtaattttcctcccttgcttcacgatacatcttgtatgcgtttgcaacgtttTGGGATGCTTTACACGCCCTTGCCCAATGACCAGGTagtccacatctgagacaagcatcattatggtcaggttcccttgatcgaggcgctttgGGAGCGCTTTGAggacggttattgcctttggtggcgtcaccaccataaccggaggcttgtcctctctctctctcttcacacgttttcctccacggttccgtgtacccctatcttggcggtttccttcctctttggggcgagagtatggaccagaacgtccagcattatccctattcttagggtttcgctccttgagtcctcccttggaggcgcgactataattagactccggaattgacttggttcccacaggtctagagttatagttcttcgcaagtatgttgtcgtgctttttaGCTATGTTCatggcaccaattagctcatgaaatcttgtgatgcgtctagcattgacatcaattcgatagtttttggctatcatcaatgcagagacggggaaggtggagagagtcttctcgatcaacatcgtatcagtgattttctgtccacagaattccatcatagacttgatacgaagtgcttctgaattgtagtcaagtacagacttgaaatcacagaagcggaggctatgccatctcacttctaagtctggaagcagggaatcacggacgttgccaaaacactgctcgagttctacctagggctgccacttggtttggtaattaccaaaccgaccgaataccaaccgatgttttaagtttggtaaaccgactttttggtaaccgagaccgataaaacTGAAGTCGAAAATTAcagaaaaagttggtttggttttggtaaataccgaatgtACCGATTATCAAAATATTAGATTTATATACTacagttttcaatacacatacatgtatattaagaaataaacataaaaacttttataatagtatgaacattactacatatactacattaataatacatgtattttaagtaacctagtcaaagatggttaaataatctagttttattgaaaatttctaaaacttgatgtcatatatacaaaagaaagctataattagtagatgaatacaacgtttatgactataaaattcaaaaacctagttttgttcattctaatttattttataaagaattagttgttctaaagttggtaataccgaaaaccgaaataccgaatttggtagatataattaaaaaccaaaaaaattggttggtaattggtagctccgttttgaaaccgaaagttttggttttgaagttggtaatacttataaccgattcgaaccgaacgagtgacagccctagttctacccatagttttcttgggtcttcctcattgaggtactcattctggagc is a genomic window containing:
- the LOC133740645 gene encoding probable CoA ligase CCL6, yielding MIVYTLVKQIHQFELYRCTASKVSSGGVLRKALFQYAYNYKLANLEKGLPQEKVSPLLDKLVFNKIKQALGGRVRIMLSGSASLPRHVEEFFRVTSFSTLSQGYDLGLWEQLRVISCCCGCS